A single region of the Lacerta agilis isolate rLacAgi1 chromosome 9, rLacAgi1.pri, whole genome shotgun sequence genome encodes:
- the ZCCHC4 gene encoding rRNA N6-adenosine-methyltransferase ZCCHC4: MEDGQRPGVAVVLDRGPSSPAPRCPHGPTLLFAKIVRGKEEGRRFYACSACRERRDCNFFQWEDEKVSEARLSAREMYNQRHQPLLSHRDNVERYKEYTALPLLERRFCRECQLLLLPSEWGRHLGHQVLSDVSVAQLKRPSQLLIPLENKKTNAQYLFTERSCQFLLDLITTLGFKRVLCVGTPRLHEFIKFQTSQEQKICIKSLLLDIDFRYSQFYTEEDFCHYNMFNHHFFAGEAAYEICQKFLQEDNGQDVIMVADPPFGGLVEALAFSFKKLIAMWRQTGGADPADNNLPILWIFPYFFESRILEFFPNFSMLDYQVDYDNHALYKHGKTGRKQSPVRIFTDISPHLIVLPVEEGYRFCSICQRYVSSDNQHCEICDSCTSKDGRRWTHCSLCKKCVKPSWIHCSVCGRCALPGHPCKNADTGSETGCFICGAMDHKRATCPNLHVVRRTHQGGKKSRQKKKKLVNVNATKTTGGKKMRTAV, from the exons GCCCCACCCTTCTGTTTGCAAAGATTGTTCGAGGGAAAGAAGAGGGAAGAAGATTTTATGCTTGCTCTGCTTGCAGAGAAAGAAGAGACTGTAACTTTTTTCAGTGGGAAGATGAAAAG GTATCAGAAGCTAGACTTTCAGCACGGGAAATGTACAACCAACGCCATCAACCATTATTATCTCACAGAGACAATGTAGAGAG GTACAAGGAGTATACAGCGTTGCCACTGTTGGAAAGGAGGTTTTGCAGAGAgtgccagctgctgctgttgccatcaGAGTGGGGAAGACACCTGGGCCATCAGGTCCTTAGTGACGTCTCTGTTGCCCAGCTGAAAAGGCCCAGCCAGCTCCTCATCCCTCTGGAAAATAAGAAGACAAATGCACAATACCTGTTCACCGAGAGAAGCTGCCAGTTCCTGCTGGACCTTATTACCACACTGGGTTTTAAAAGGGTGCTTTGTGTTGGCACCCCAAG GCTGCATGAATTCATCAAATTCCAAACATCGCAGGAACAGAAGATCTGCATTAAGAGCCTTTTGTTAGATATTGATTTCAG GTACTCTCAGTTTTATACAGAGGAGGACTTCTGCCATTACAACATGTTTAACCACCATTTCTTTGCTGGAGAG GCTGCTTATGAGATATGTCAGAAGTTCTTGCAGGAGGACAATGGGCAAGACGTCATCATGGTGGCTGATCCTCCCTTTGGAGGCTTGGTTGAAGCTTTGGCTTTTAGTTTCAAGAAGCTGATTGCAATGTGGAGACAAACAGGAGGTGCAG ATCCTGCCGACAATAACTTACCCATACTTTGGATATTTCCATACTTCTTTGAGTCACGCATTCTTGAATTTTTTCCAAATTTCAGTATGCTGGATTATCAG GTGGACTATGATAATCATGCCCTCTATAAGCACGGAAAGACAGGTCGTAAACAGTCCCCAGTTCGTATATTTACCGACATTTCACCTCATTTGATAGTGCTTCCTGTGGAAGAAGgatacag GTTTTGCTCCATCTGCCAGCGGTACGTTAGTTCAGACAACCAGCACTGTGAAATCTGTGATTCATGCACATCAAaa GATGGGAGACGATGGACACAttgttccctttgcaaaaaatgtgtaaaacCCT CTTGGATTCATTGCAGCGTTTGTGGTCGCTGTGCTCTGCCAGGTCACCCTTGTAAGAATGCTGATACTGGATCTGAGACGGGATGCTTCATTTGTGGAGCTATGGACCACAAACGCGCCACCTGCCCTAATCTACATGTGGTTAGGAGAACACACCA AGGCGGAAAGAAGTcaaggcaaaagaagaagaagctggtgaATGTGAATGCTACGAAAACAACAGGTGGAAAGAAGATGAGAACTGCAGTATAA